ATTGAATGGGCGCATGCCATGGCTCCGAACGCAAAGATCGTGCTGGTGGAAGCCGCCAGCAACAGCTTTGCCGACCTGTTCGCGGCCGTGGACGTTGCCACCGCTCAGGTGACCACCGGGAACGCGAGCGGCAACGGCGAAGTCTCCATGAGCTGGAGTGGGGGCGAGTTCTCCACCGAGTCCAGCAACGACAGCCATTTCCAAAACAACGGCCTCGTTTACTTCGCATCCAGCGGCGACACCGGTGGCGTGAACAGCTATCCCTCCGTTTCGCCCTACGTGGTCTCCGCCGGCGGCACGACCATCCACCGCACCAATGGCGTTTTCACCAGTGAAACCGCCTGGAGCGGGAGCGGTGGTGGTCCCAGCAAGTACGAGGCGAAGCTTGCCTATCAGAACGGCGTGGCCGGTACGGATTCCACCAAGCGGTCGGCCCCGGATTTCTCCTTCGATGCGGATCCGGCCAGCGGTGTCTCCGTTCTATGACAGCACCCGTTGCCAGGGATCCAGCGGATGGCTGGTCTTTGGCGGAACCAGCGTCTCCTCGCCCTCCATGGCTGGCATCGTCAACCTCGCCGGGCATGTCAACAGCAGCAGCAACACCGTCGGCGAGCTGACTACCGTCTATGCCAACCGCACCAACACCGCGGACTTTCGCGACATCATTTCCGGCACTGCGGGCGCCTTCGCCGCGGGCGTCGGCTATGATTTCGTCACCGGGGTGGGCTCGAGTCTGGGTCTAAACGGAAAGTAGTAAGCGCACCGAAGAGAATCGCACCGGGCTTCCCGAGAGCGGGAAGCCCTTGGTGTTTTGAGGCGTTCCAGCCAGGCAGCCGCTCCGCGCTGCAGCGCGGAGCGCAGGCTGCGCGCTGCTATAATCAACAGTCGCTCCCATGGAAACCGTGCCAAGAGTACGCTCGACCACCGTCCTGTGCGTGCGCCGGGACGGCAAGGTGGTGATGGCCGGCGACGGCCAGGTCACCCTAGGCGACGGCATCGTGAAGCACTCCGCCAAGAAGATCCGGCGGCTCTACGGCGACAAGATCCTGGCCGGGTTTGCCGGCTCCACCGCCGACGCCTTCGCCCTCTTCAGCCGCTTTGAGACCAAGCTGGAGCAGTACCAAGGCAACCTGGGCCGGGCGGCGGTGGAATTGGCCAAGGACTGGCGCACCGACAAGACGCTGCGCCAGCTCG
The Terriglobales bacterium DNA segment above includes these coding regions:
- the hslV gene encoding ATP-dependent protease subunit HslV translates to METVPRVRSTTVLCVRRDGKVVMAGDGQVTLGDGIVKHSAKKIRRLYGDKILAGFAGSTADAFALFSRFETKLEQYQGNLGRAAVELAKDWRTDKTLRQLEALLLVADQGQTFLISGAGDVIEPDEGIAAIGSGGPYATSAARALAEHTQLSAR